A part of Sander vitreus isolate 19-12246 chromosome 8, sanVit1, whole genome shotgun sequence genomic DNA contains:
- the endouc gene encoding uridylate-specific endoribonuclease C: MAARFCGVLALLTVFLSGLNASRPAVNQELSNLFNELWRLDVNRMTPVTDYTISVQGRAGFVNQGSNVVQDHASQPLFSNVNENKLKNITTVSRFMKLLDNYERSTGMSERVTTEELTETNLFLDAVLETDVMKRAHKYLVSKGQSSSNLGLFKSQLHLIWFKLYHRQRNTGLDSSGFEHVFVGETKSRTEIIGFHNWIQFYLQEKSTHLDYKGYKARERDIPDQDDHVLNLQFSWHGTVKPVGSAFIGTSPEFEMALFTIIFLMNTERSTTVLVNIDQCQMELVVIRHGHSLGTAYPKLLSSNNRHVRQYSH; the protein is encoded by the exons ATGGCTGCaag GTTCTGTGGAGTCCTTGCCCTTCTTACTGTGTTCCTCAGTGGACTGAATGCATCAAG GCCAGCTGTAAACCAGGAACTATCCAATCTTTTCAATGAGCTGTGGAGGTTGGATGTGAATCGCATGACGCCTGTGACAGACTACACAATCTCTGTTCAG GGTAGAGCCGGTTTCGTAAACCAGGGCAGCAATGTTGTACAAGATCACGCCTCTCAGCCTCTGTTCTCCAACGTTAACGAGAACAAACTGAAGAACATAACCACTGTCTCCC GGTTCATGAAACTCCTGGACAACTATGAGCGATCCACAGGCATGTCAGAACGAGTCACAACAGAGGAGCTGACAGAGACTAATCTCTTCTTGGATGCCGTCTTAGAGACAGATGTCATGAAG CGGGCTCATAAGTACCTGGTGAGCAAAGGACAGTCCAGCTCCAACCTGGGGCTCTTTAAGAGTCAGCTGCATTTGATCTGGTTCAAGCTCTACCACAGACAGCGAAACACAGG CCTGGACTCCAGTGGATTCGAGCATGTGTTTGTCGGAGAGACTAAATCTCGAACAGAAATCATCGGTTTCCATAACTGGATCCAGTTCTACCTGCAAGAAAAAAGCACGCACTTGGACTACAAAGGATACAAGGCCAGAGAACGTGACATA CCCGATCAAGACGACCATGTTCTGAACCTCCAGTTCAGCTGGCACGGCACAGTGAAGCCCGTTGGCAGCGCCTTCATCGGGACCAGCCCGGAGTTTGAGATGGCGCTCTTCACCATCATCTTCCTCATGAACACAGAGAGGAGCACCACAGTGCTGGTCAACATCGACCAGTGTCAGATGGAGCTGGTGGTCATCAGACACGGACACTCCCTCGGGACTGCGTATCCCAAGCTGCTCAGCAGCAACAACCGACACGTTAGGCAGTACTCACACTGA